Proteins from a single region of Orcinus orca chromosome 20, mOrcOrc1.1, whole genome shotgun sequence:
- the ODAD1 gene encoding outer dynein arm-docking complex subunit 1 isoform X7, which produces MVSSTSAYTIREEAKAKLGMLRERAEKEVAQNDTEVQILQRQIAHLEQLHRFLELKNSDRQPDPAVVEKREQRAREVAEGLRKTSQEKLVLRYEDALKKLSQLTGESDPDLLVEKYLELEERNFAEFNFINEQNSELERLQEEIKEMQEALESGRRSEEDRRSRQEQQLAELQQRVDEVHTEAENLEARFQNFRGQLEKLKTDIQHLFTRAQCDSTVIDDLLGVKTHMRDRDIGLFLGLIEKRLVELLTVQAFLETQNNLSASLPDAALLVLGQSPEDLPKKVAPPQPPDHLEDPPGFEANDDYPLSEGELLSYVVKSLEAREQAKGQYLKQQAEAVTKVDSTPSVTLSSTQASSSLPLLPKSPSAVPGSLTSHRASSILASSGGRATSSNVGRVSFRDPSSSAGHAAFGSTRPVTGGLMSSRGSTEGRAIVTSPNSSSYPGSTGYLGSSRGHESFGGPESKGPESESSGGLKSSRGQVSSTGPASSTGRVSATSKDSQSKY; this is translated from the exons ATGGTCTCCTCCACCTCTGCCTACACCATCAG ggaGGAGGCGAAGGCCAAGTTAGGCATGCTGCGGGAGAGGGCAGAGAAGGAGGTGGCCCAGAACGACACGGAGGTGCAGATCTTGCAGCGGCAGATCGCGCACTTGGAGCAGCTGCACCGCTTCCTCGAACTCAAGAACAGCGATCGGCAGCCGGATCCCGCCGTCGTGGAGAAGCGCGAGCAACGGG cccGGGAGGTGGCCGAAGGCCTCCGGAAGACCTCCCAGGAGAAGCTGGTGCTGCGCTACGAAGACGCCCTGAAGAAACTGTCCCAGCTGACCGGGGAGAGCGACCCGGACTTGCTGGTGGAGAAGTACCTGGAGT TGGAGGAGCGGAACTTCGCAGAGTTCAATTTCATCAATGAGCAGAACTCAGAGCTGGAGCGTCTGCAGGAGGAGATCAAGGAG ATGCAGGAGGCCTTGGAGAGCGGGCGCCGCAGCGAGGAGGACCGTCGCTCGAGGCAAGAGCAGCAGCTGGCCGAGTTGCAGCAGCGCGTGGACGAGGTGCACACGGAGGCCGAGAACCTGGAGGCCCGCTTCCAGAACTTTCGCGGGCAGCTGGAGAAGCTCAAGACCG ATATCCAGCACCTCTTCACCAGGGCCCAGTGTGACAGCACGGTCATCGATGACCTCCTAGGGGTCAAGACCCACATGAGAGACCGGGACATAGGCCTCTTCCTGGGCCTCATAGAGAAGCGGCTGGTGGAGCTCCTGACGGTGCAGGCCTTCCTCGAAACCCAG AACAACCTCTCTGCCAGCTTGCCTGACGCTGCCCTCCTGGTGCTGGGCCAGAGCCCCGAGGATCTTCCCAAGAAAGTGGCCCCACCTCAGCCCCCTGACCATCT TGAGGACCCCCCAGGCTTTGAGGCCAACGACGACTACCCGCTAAGCGAGGGGGAGCTGCTGAGCTACGTGGTGAAGTCG CTGGAGGCCCGGGAGCAGGCGAAGGGTCAGTACCTGAAGCAGCAGGCTGAGGCCGTCACGAAGGTGGACAGCACCCCGAGCGTGACCCTCTCCAGCACCCAGGCCAGCTCCAGCCTGCCCCTGCTGCCCAAGAGCCCCAGCGCTGTCCCCGGCTCCCTCACGAGCCACAGGGCTAGCAGCATCCTGGCGTCCAGCGGAGGCCGCGCCACCAGCTCCAATGTCGGCCGTGTCAGCTTTAGGGACCCCAGCTCCAGCGCAGGCCACGCGGCCTTCGGCTCCACCAGACCCGTCACTGGGGGACTTATGTCCAGCCGGGGCTCGACTGAGGGCCGAGCGATCGTCACATCCCCCAACTCTAGCAGCTACCCGGGGTCCACTGGATACTTGGGGTCCAGCAGAGGCCACGAGAGCTTTGGGGGCCCGgagagcaaaggccctgagtcaGAATCGAGTGGAGGCCTCAAGTCCAGCAGAGGCCAAGTCTCAAGCACTGGCCCTGCCTCTAGCACCGGCCGGGTCTCCGCCACCAGCAAAGATTCCCAGAGCAAATACTAG